CTTCACCTCGGGGGTGAGCCCTGACgtgggggacaccaggggacacgggggtgtgTCACAGGGCCAAGCCTCCCCGCTGATGTGTCCTTGTCCCTGCAGATCATGGACTCGCAGATCTCGAAGCAGGCGCTGAGCGAGATCGAGGGGCGGCACAAGGACATCGTGCGCCTGGAGAGCAGCATCAAGGAGCTCCACGACATGTTCGTGGACATCGCCATGCTGGTGGAGAATCAGGTACGGGGACACGCAGGGACCTGGacgtggggacacagggacaggcagggaccTGGGTATGGGATCACAGAGATGAGCAGGGACCTGTGGGCAGTGTGAACAGGGACCTGAGCATGGGGACAAGCAGGAACCTGGCAATGGGGTCACAGGGATGACCTGTGTATGGGGACACAGACATGAGCCATGAGGCATTTGGGCACGGGGTCACAGGGATGAGCAGGGACCCATGCATAGCGTGACCAGGGACAAGCAGGGACCCGAGTGAGGGGTCACAGGGACCTGCACGGGACCATGGAGTGTCCCAGGGACCTGCACAGGGGGATCCAGGCATGGAGCAATATGGGCTGGGGTGGTGACCACTGCACATGTTCCCACGGAGCTACCCACCACTCCGTGGTGACCTGGAGGGGACATAGGAGTGTCCCCCACCCTGCGGTGGTGCCGTCCCCTCTCTCagcccctctctgtcccccatGCCACACGAGGAGCTGCTGCGTGCCCCGGGGATGGGTGAGTACCTGCGTGTGCGGGCGTGCCACgtgctgtggggctgtgtcACCGTGTCACCACCAACCCTGTCCCTTCTCCCCCAGGGTGGGCTGCTGGATAACGCGTAGCCAAGCACGTGGAGCAGAGCACGGAGACCATCTGGTGCCAGGGCCAGGCGTGCCAGGTGGGTGGGTACCAGCACCCCGGGGTGCTCTcagtgtcccccccccccccccctctgtcccctgggtgCTCTGTAGGGAGCCATGATCGACCGCATAGAGAACAACATGGACCAGTCTGTGGGATTCGTGGAACGGGCCGTGGCTGACACCAAAAAGGCTGTGAAGTACCAAAGTGAGGCCAGGAGGGTGAGACAGACCAAcggccctgtgtcccctccatagcccccagtgtcccctctgcACCCCTCAATGTCCCCTCTGTAGCCCCCAGCATCCCAGAGGTACCCACAGTGTTGTCCCCTCTGGCCCTCATTGTGCCTTCACATCTCAGTgctcccagcacctccccaTATCCTCCAGCATGCCTGAGATCCCTTTATTTCCCTCAGTCACTTCCTGTCCCCCTGCGCCACCCCTCATCTCCCCCAGCTGACCCCAACAACTCCCACCTCCCCGCAGTGACCCTATGGGAGGTTGgcagctctgtccctctctgtcccactgccacccctgagccccctcccACCCTCAGGTGTGATGAGCTGGTGTGTactcagcccctcctgccctaTCCCCAAggctctgcagcacctctggCTCTTCAGGGCCCCTTGGTGTCCCTGTGTTCCCCCCCACCATGGGACAGGTGTCACCACCCCCGACTCGGCCCTGTTCCCCTAGAAGCTGCTGACTTTGGTGGCAGTGGCCGTGCTCTTGCTGGGGACAGTTGCCCTCATCATTGGACTCTCGGTGGGGCTGAACATGAAATAGCCCCTGGGGCAGGGGTCTGTAAGTGTTGGGGGGCAGGGGACCCCCACTGCGgggacacagagccctgggggaTCCTGCTTTGGGGGCTGCAGtgctttgggatttggggctgttgGCTCTGGGTTCTGGGTTTGGTGATCTTGGGTCTGTGGTGCTGAGGGTGTTCTATCAGCACTTGGGGGTCTGCAATGTTTGGGGTCTCTGGTGCTCTGGGGTCTGTCCTGTTTGGGGTCTCCATTTCTGGGGGTTTGCAGTGCTTAAGGGTCTGTGTTGCTCGTGGGTCTGTATTCTTTGGGGGTCCACGTTGCTCCAGACTCTGGATTTTGTCACTTCCCCACATCCATCTCTGCCATCCCCGctccctccttcctgctgcagtccccatccccttccccgccgacacctccagctcccctttccctcctccaggCGCTCCCGACCATCCCAGCGATGTCACCTCCCGGCGGGATCCTCCCCAGCACTGATCCTGgacccctcctctccctgctcctcccggacctgctgctcccagccctctgtGTCCCGGTTCCCACCGCGGGCTCCAGCACCACCGCCTTTCCCGCCCGTCCTGCCGGTCCCTGGGATctgcccctcctgtccccacgGAAGGGGACAGGATTCCATCCGTGGGGACATGGCCACTGGTGCCTCAGCGCCAGCGAGGACAAGGACACAAATCCGAGGGCCGGACGCTCACCCGCGCGGGCATCCTGGTGGAATAAGGGCAGGAATAGGGACAGGACACGGGGTTTGGTGGCACCAGTGTGGTTTGTTGTCACTGTGCTGTGACAGACGGAGCTGTCGGGGTCCCCATCCCCTCTTGGCTTTCATGTCCGGGTGGGAGGATGTGTTGCTCATGGATATTTGACTCCCGTTGTAATAAAATCCCGCTGATCCCACCCTGCGCCTCCTCTCCGTGCTGGCACCGGGAACACCCAAAGCCGCCGGCATGGCTCCGGCTCGGCTCCCGGTgtccggggatttgggggctGGACCGGCCCCGTTTCCTGGTGCTGTAGACCACGAGGAGGAAGCGCGGGGTTGGGGACACCCCCAACTCCCGTGCCCTGTCCAGACTGTCCCCCCCACCAAGTTTTTGGGTAAGTCACGGTGTTTGGTCACCTGTCCAAAcgctgtcacctccctgtgccACACAGAACCAGCTCACACCTGCCCTGCCACCTTCCCTGcaccctccccagcccctgtccttgtcccttgCCCTATCTCTGTCCTTTCtccccactgcccagcccctATCCTTGTTGTCCCCCTCCCCATTCCttgcccccctccccagccccattcTTATCCTCTGtcctcctccctgtccctgtcccctccccagctgtgtccctgcctcacattccctgtctccctgagCAGAAGAAGATCATGATCATGTTGTGCTGCATCATCCTCGCCATCATCCTGGCATCCAGCATCGGGAGCATCTTTGCCTGAGCCCCCCACCCGCTGCCCTccaggtgacagggacagggctgggggtggcacagggggtCCCTGGTACATCCCCGTCCCAGGGAGCAGGTTCGGGCCTCGCCAGGGTTGGATTTACCCTGAGTGTCCCCAAGCGGCCAcgctggggagggatggggatggagacaGCACTGGGAGCCACGTCCCCTTCCTGAGCGTCACCTCATCTTCCTCCCTGTCACAGGTGGCCtttccccctcctgcccccctgcCCGGATGATCCATGGGAGAGAGCCCGGCCAAGCCCTGATCCCCGGAGCCCCGAGGACATCCCACGTGTCCCTGGAGGAGTGGAGCCCACCCGCCACGCTCCCCGCTGCCCTCCCAGCGCCGAGGTCCCCtcgctcctcctcctcctccactcgGGTGACAGTCGGTGGCCGCTGTGACAAGCAGCCCCTCCTCGGTGGCACGGAGCGGCCGGAGGGGCCGTGTCCATCTCGGGGTgggacacagggctctgcctTGCCAGGGCGGCCGGAGGAGCCTCTCCCTGTGCTTGGAGCTCCTTGGATGCGCAGCCACCCATGCTGGAGCCTTCCTCCTCAATAAAGAGCTCACCCACACTCTGCCTCCTGGCTCCAACCTGATCCATGGATCCCTCAGGATGCTCCCAGCCCTACAACCCACCCTAGGATAGAGAGCCTCGTGCTTCAAACCCCGATCTGTTTATCCCCCAGCTCCACGTTTCCAGCTCCAAACCCCACCTTGAGATAAAGATCCTCATCCCTCAAACCCAGATCCATGGATCCCTCAggatgctcccagccctgcGTTCCCAGCTCCAAAACCCACTCCAGGCTCTCGTGGAAAGGTTTAATCCCAAAAGGaatcccatccagcccctccTCACACTCTGTGCTTCAGGAAAAACTTGCCCCAGTAGCGTCCCTTGAGCTGCAGGTCGTAGGGGCTCAGGTACTTCCTCATCCCCAACATATTGGAGGTCACCACACGCTCGAAAGTCCAGGGATTTTGGTTGTCCAGCctcttctgctcctcctcccgCCGCATCTCCTGGAGGCTCTCCCGGCTGACGGCGACGGCCGGGAAGGGCAACTTCTGGGCCACGCGGGTGAGGAAGGGCTGCACCTCCCCGAACTCGCAGTGCCCGCCCACCTCCACCACCAGCCTGCCGCTCTTCACTGCCGTCACGTAGCGGTCGATGGGGCCCTTCCCGCCCCCCATCCGGTGTCCCAGGCTCTTCCTCGTCACCGACTTGTAGGGGGCGGGCACGCGCCACACGGCGAACATGGATTTGGGATCGATGCTGCGCCCGATGGTCAGGCGGATCATCTCGAAGTGGCCCCAGTGCAGGTACCCCCCGCCCAAAGCCTGTGGGGGGACACGGTGGGACAGCTCAGGGACAGGCAATCCCGGCCTCTGGAACGCTCCCCCCGATCCGTTCCGTGCCTGTTCCCGCTCACCAGGATCCCGTACTGCCCCTGCGTGAAGTCGGTGGCCACCTGGGACGGGCCGCGGATGTCACGGAGCCGCCGGGGCTCCCGCTGGACCTTGGGCACCGCCGGCACCTTGTCTATGAACCTCAGCTTCGGCTTCTCGGGGATGGTGATCCCTGCCGGGGAACGCCGGGATCAGCATCCCCGGGAACACATCGGGGAGTGCCCCCGCCCTCCCTTGAGGGTTTCTCCCGCCGTCCGTCCCCCTCACCGCTGTAATCCGGGGGCAGCCTCCACTTCTTGAGCCCCGCCCGGGGAACCGCGACGCCGCCGGGACCTGCGGGACAGAGCGCGGGGGTCACGGCTGTGGGCGCGGGGGGTCTCGGGCAGGGCCGGGAGGGGGGACCCCTCGGGGCCCCCCCTTCCCGCTCTCAAGATCCCCCCAAGCCACCACAGCCCAGCCGGGAGTCCCACCAAGCCCTCGGTACCTCCCCGGTGTCAGCTCTTCCACGGCCCACCCGAGCCCTCCCCGCGAGCCTTAGGTGGCCGGGAAGGTCCCCCCGGCCTTTTGAACTCCCCACAAGGCACGGGCGGCCCCTCGGAGCGCGGCCAAGCCCCTCTGACCTCCCCCGGCCCGAAGCGGCCCCGGGAGCCGCCATCGCCACATCGCCGGGACACGCCGGAAGTACCGCAAGGGCGCCGCCATTGGTCCGTCCTCAAACACGCCCCTCCCGCGGTCCGGCCGGGAAACGCGGCGGGAACATTTGTTCCGGAGAGAAGCGCATTCCCAGCCCCGTACTGGGAGCGGATCGCCGGCGGGAGACACCCCCGAGGGTCCCGAGGGAGGTGCTGGAAGCGGCCTGGATGTGCTCCCAGCCTTTGTGCTGGGCTGGTGTACTGGGTTTATGGAGATAGGTTTCATATTCTTCCCAGTAGCTGCCACAGCGCTGGGTTTGGATTCGGGATGGGCGACCTGGGGCCGTGACGTCACAAAAGGGGTAAGCGCTGGGGTGAGGTGgggctgtgatgtcacacaggtGTCCCACCCGCAGCACTGTGACATCAGCACGGTGTCTCTACAGGACACGTGACACCACCCTCTGGCTCTCAGCATGGCCACGATGGGACACGGATGAAGCCATGAGTTTCCTGCTCCCCACGCTTGTCCTGCTGGTGGCCAGCACGGCCGTCCTGCTGGCCACCCGCATTTGGAAGGCGCGGAAGCGCCTCGGGAGCCGGGCCAGGGGGTCGCGGTGCTGCCGAGCGGCCCCGGGGGCTCCCGGTTCCCCCCCGGCTGAGGAGACCCCTCGCCACAGCCCGGCCGCCCCAGAGAGCCCCCTGTACATCCCCTGCGGCTGCGGCCCCTGCTGCACCCCCTGTGTGACAGCGGCCCGGGAGCTGCAGGACCTGGTGACGCCGCTGTGGCCCGAGGTGTCCTTCCCGCGGGACTCGGAGATGTGGCAGCTGTTGTGGGaggacctggagcagctgctggagccaggccagctgccctgctgcgcctcctccagctcccccagctcctccgGGAGCCTCCGTCCTTCCCGGAGCCTCAGCGAGAGCTGCCGGGCTCCGGCTGGAGAAGGCCTCGTGGACAGATCTCGCTGCTCCCTTGCAGCTGCGGGCGTGAGGAGAAACTGCTCATCCTTGAGGATGCACGTGGCCAGGAAGAGCCTGGAAGTGAAGCTGAGAGCCCCGCCTGCACCAGTGAGGCGTTCCCAGGAGCGGCTGGAGCAGCGGGAAGCGTCGCCCCCTTCCTTGGAGAGCCTCCCCCGCTCTGGGAGCCCCAGCGGGAGCTGCCGGACTGCGGACGGGGAGGATGCCTCAGACAGCGCCGGGAGCTCCTGCGGATCTGCGGATATCAGCGGGGCCCGCTCGGCCCTGAGGATGCACGTGGCCAAGAAGAGCCTGGAAGTCAAACTGGGAGCCCGGCCTGCTCCAGTGaggagctcccagcagcaggtggCACAGCAGGAAGGGTCCCGGAGCTGCCGGTGCTCGATCCGCAGCTCCCGCAGCACCGCAGGGTGGCCGAATGGGAACGCCCTGCGCTACAAGTCGGAGAAGATCCTCCAGAGGCAACGGGAGTTGGAGTTCCCCCATCTCCGGGGGGTTTCTCCAAGTAGGATGAGGCCCCTGTTGGCAGCTCAGACACTTCTGAGGATGCTCTGTTATAAATAAACCAGCATTATCCCCAAAGAACTGAGTTTGGGCTGGGATAGGCTGTAGGCACAGAGTTTGTGGGAACCGGGAGTGGGGCTgggcccagcctcatccccagtgggtacagctgtgaagagcaggtgagcagcactggaggtgatgagccatggagtgcccaggtgcactgagcaACCCCCAAAGGGAACAGggggcacacaggtgcactgcatgaacatgaggggtaCAACAGGTTGGGCTGAAGGACAAGCAGGGTGGCTGCCTGCAGCCTTCTGATGAGGTGAGGTGTTGCTCTGCATGGGTTGGAGCCCTCTGGAGCTGTGTGGTGACACTCTCTGGCTCGTGGCTGTCTCAGCTGTGACAAGAGGGTTCCTTTCTTCCCAGTTGCTGGCTTTGGGTTCAGGATGGGAATGCCGCGGATCACACGTGGATGCTTTgcttgctgcagagcagggcttgTCCTCCTGATGGACTTTCCATGTTTCCTCCTGGGAAAGGTGGGACGAGTGTCCAGGGTCAGTTTCCAGTATCCACTCTGGAAACAGCTCCAGGTGGGTGCAGGGGGTAGGCCCACCCCACCCAGTTTCCCATGGGGCCACCCGTGGCCAGCACCCTCCTCCCAGGTCTTAAAGCCATTGCTGGGAGAGATCCTGTCTCtttttctgtccctgtccccatggaggCTCCCAGGGGaatgtgctctgtgctgttcctTGCAGGCCCGGCCCTGCGCAGGGTGCTCTGGGTGAGGGGGTGTCTGGGggccctggctgccctgcaggGGGGAAGGACCACGGgggtccccaaatccctgtcgCAGCCCTGCGTGTGCTCGCCGTGCCAGTCTCTGTCACCAGTGGCCGCACGTGGCTCTGTGCCGGCTGCTGTCCGGGGAGCCGGGCCTGGGGTCCGGCTGTGGGGTGACCAGGGatgggacggggacagggatgcCAGGGatgggacggggacagggatgaTGACGCCAGCCGGAGCACCCCCTGCTGAGGTGGGGACCGCCCTGCAGGTGAGGAATGGGGACACcgtgtgtccctgctgggtgTGGGGTGGCAGTGAGGTGACCCCGCCAGCCCCATGGGTTTTCTGtcacctgctctgagctgggtgACGCCCCCAGCCCCAATTCCACTTCTTCCCACGGCTCCTCCCAGACAGCATCCAGCGCGGGAATGTCCTCCACTTGGCCAGAGGGCTcgtggctgtggcagcaggcccttcccctccctgtggAATGTTACTGCTCCAGGGAAATGGGGATGCCTCCCAGAGCCCCAGATTCCCCTCAGGATCCGTGGCTCTGAGTTTCCCTGCAAACCCCACAAAGGGATCTCTCCATGAGGGATTCCAAGCAGGAGAGTGTGGTATTGTCCAGATCAGGGTGGGGTACAGGGGTGTCCTCCATGAATTTCGGGGTGCAGGGTGGTATCCCTCTCATTCCCTGTGTGTTCGTTATTCTCTGATTTCAGGTTTAATCCTCTGCCTGGAGCTCTTAGCTGCTTCTCCTCGGGGCTGGACACCCCAGAAATGGGGAATGAAGACAGTTTGGGGGGAAAGTGTATGGGATCAGTGTGGGGGATCCCCTCtactccttccctcctgcaaCAGGGAGCAAATCCAGGCTATTCAGGCCCACCCCTTCCTGGGGATGGAGATCCAGGGGAAATCaggcctgggcagtgcccagctccgTCCTGGGTGCCGCCCCTACCCCCGCCCGTGCCCCGGCTCTGCGGGGTGGAGCCGCAAGAGCCTAATGGCCCTTGATGGATTTTTATTCCAGGAATTCGCTGCGGcgtggttttgtgtttttttttttttctctttctctctttttaattttttttctttctgcgCTCCTGTAAACACGGCGTGGAGCTGGAAGGAGCGGGAATGAGGAGGGGGGACATGCAccttggggggtggggggagggctGGCACCCCGATTTCCTTAACTCCCTTGCGTGTGGGTTtgggatgagcagctcttcccGGCGGGGGGAACACGGGGTCCTGGAGCCCTGCCCGGAGAGGGAGGGGGGGGACAACACTGGGAATTGCCCCACAGAGCCAGGGGACCCCACGGAGCATCTTCCCAGCCCTACTTCCCGCCCCTCCCCGGCTTTTGGGGGGCTGTCCCCACCatctccccgtgtcccccgtggGCTGGGCGGTGCCCCGGGGGGATGCCGCAGCCGCTGACGTCACGGCGCTCAGCCAATGGGCGCGGGCCGTGGCGGGgtggggcgggggcggccccggtgGGGACCGGGGCTGCTccggggggtcccggtgccccCCGCTCTCCTCATGCAGGGCATGGGGAGCCTCCGGCTGGGCAGCCGAGCCGTCATGTACACGGCGGAGACCCTCCCCAAGGGCAAGAACCGCGTCATGGGGGTGAGTTTGGGGGGTTCGGGGGGAGAAGCGCTTGGAAAATCCCCCCTCAGCCCATTCCTGGGGGGGTTCCTGCTGATCCCTCAGGGGGTGCTGCGTCCCCGGAGAGGCGCTGGGATTAAGGCATCCCCCATCCCCAGGGTGGCTCTGTGGGCGGGGGGGGGTTGAGTTGACCCCGATCCCACCCATCCCGCTCTTCCAGACCATCCAGATTATGACGGGATTCCTGCACATCGGCTTCGGGATCGTCCTGACCACGCTCACCAATGTCTACACCTCTGTCTTCGTCATCGGAGAGATCCCCTTCCTGGGCGGCGTGTCGGTGCGTGCTggggggctgggaagggattcCCACCGGGAAAGACCGCCTAGGGGGGTGGGTTGCCCACCAGGAAGGGAATCTCACCAGGGAACAATGCCCACAGGGAAGGGAATCCTGCTGGGGGGGATGCCAGCAGGTGGGACATCCATTGGAAGGGATGCCCTCCAGGAATGATGCACCTGCGGCTCCCAAGACTTCGGCAGCTGGAAAACAAGGGCAGGAGAGGTCactgtgtcccctgtgccccatTAGTGCCACCTCtgggcaggtttggggtgcTTGGGGTGCCCTCAGTGCCAGCTGAGCCCTGTCTCTCCTGCTGCAGTTCATCATCTCCGGGTGCCTCTCCATCGGCGCCGAGAAGAGCCCCACGGAATGCGCGGTGAGTTTTCCCGGGAGCACACCGGGAATGATCCCATGGGGTAGGTGGGGTGTCCCTCTGGTGTTTTGAGGGGGGTctgccacccccccccccacccaaaGCCCCCTGGGGTGCCCACAGGTGAAGGGCAGCCAGACCATGAACGTCATCAGTGCCATCTTCGCGCTCCTGGGAATTGTAGCCTTCATCGTGGACCTCAACCTCAACGGGCTCTACCGCTCCAGCTTCAACTACTACAGCTATCTCGTCCTGGTAAAATACCACGTGGTGGAATTCCTGCCCTTGGGAACCCCCCCAGGGCCTTTTCTCCAGCCCTCAAGGGGTGTTGTGccctttcccaaatccctgttGGGGTGGCggtttctcctctgctggcgTGACCTATTTTCGGCTGGTACCTCGGGAGATGAGTCACCCCCTGGAAACGTGCATGAGCCATAAAAACGGTGGCATGGAGGGCTTGGAGTGAGACCTTGGAGCGAGGGatgcagagggagaggaagggggaGCCATagaatgctgctctgtgtgggGTTCATCCTcatgggtgctgctgggggggaGTACTGATGGGGTTTTCCCCCTCCTGGAGCTCGCAGGGAATGGGATTTCCATCGTGCTGCTCATCTTCACCATCCTGGAATTCTGCATTGCCGTGGCCACCGCCAATTTCTGGTGCCGGGCCACCCGCCTCAGCTCCAACGAGGTAAGGTGAGGGGGTGGCAGGGATGGATCCCAAAAACTGCATCCCATAATCCTGGTGTTTCCCAGGCCATGCTGATcgtccccagtgccacccgtGTGGATCTGGCCGTGCCACCGGCGGAGCTGCCTCAGCCTCCCAGCTACAGCGAGGTGATCCAAGGAATAGCCTGGCTAGGAGTGGAATCAGCATTGGGATGGCTCCTGGGATGACagtccccatcctgctgccatCACTCTCCCCTCCCTGGGAAAACATCCCACCCCAATCCCCAGGGAGCATCCTGGAGcatccatccctctgctctgggaatggggaggAGATCCCAAACCCCCGTGGGTGGTGGGTGCTGAGGATGGGGtccccccaaatcctgcccccTTTCCAAAACACCTCCCTGTCTCTTTGCAGCTGGCTGCTCCTGAAGTCTGACATCGAGGATGTTGGAATGGGATACTGCCTCCATCGCTCCTAAATCCCAGAGCTACGGCATCCTCCTCCCACTGTGCTGCCGGCTGGGATGTGCTGGTCCCCCCTCAAAAGCCAGGGacacccccaaattccctgcccctctgcccctgggCCTGGTCTGAGGGGCTCCACTTGCTGGCTGTTGTGGGAAGGGGCTTCTCCAAGGGGGAAATCTTGGGCAATTCCTGCCTGTAAATCCCTGGTGGGATGCTGGGGTTCACTCATGTTGGGGTTCAGGAATTCCTGGTAGTTTGGAGTGACCCCGATGTGTGCCGGGAGCCGGGCGGGTCACCGGAGCATCTACCTCGGCTCATCCCCTGTTGGCTTCATTTTCTCTTGGGAATAAATGCTCTCTCCAGGCTTGTGTCTCttgaatttgggaattttcagTGTGGGAGGTACAATTCCCCCTCACAGAGCTCCTGCCCCTCAGGAAAGAGGCTCATCCCACCTGATTTAGGGGTACTTGCTCTCTCTCCCGAGGGAATTCTGCCCCCCTGAACTCCTGGTACCTGTTTGCTTTCCCTGATGGGAATTCTGCTCCCCTAAACCCCTGGCACCAGATCCCAAGGGAGTTTTGCTCCTCTAAACTCCTAGTGCCTGCTCTCCTGAGGGAATTCTGTCCCCATAAACCCCTTAGTACCTACTCACCTGAgggaattctgcccctctaATCCCCTCTCCGGCTGGAACTGCACCCTCTAAACCAGGGTACCTGGTCTCCCGAGGGAATTGtgctccccaaaccccctccaCCCCCCCCTTCCAGCACGGTTCCGCTATATTTAGCTCGGCCGGAGCAGCCGGACAGCCGGCGGCGATGCCGGTGACGCCAGCACATCCCGGTTCTTCCGCCACCGGAGAAGCTGCcccggggctggagctgctcttggaggtgacacggggacaccggTGTCATGTGCTCCACAATCCTGGGTGGCGGGAATGGAGCTGAGGGGTGCTCCCAAACCTTATCCATGCAGTAATTCctaaaaaattctttgttttcagggaaggaaaagggctCTGGGATCATTTTGAACAGGGCCAGGTTTGTCAGCTCCTGACAAGCTCATTTATGGCTCCACCCTTTATTATCCTGCATCTATGGGAATGCTGGTGGATTTAATGAGGTGGTGATGAGCATCCAGCGGCATCAAATTATTTAAGCATTATCCCAAGTTCATGGAAATGGAAAGGTGGGATGAAGGTGAGGAAAGAGACCCCAGTGCCGGTTTCCCAAGAGGTGGGAACATCCTGGTGAGTTCCCAGTGCTCTGGGGCAGAATTATCTCCATTTTTGGGGACAGGCTTCATCCTAAATTTCCCCTCCAGTGCCAGAGTGGGATCAGTGACCTCCTCATTGAACATTCCCTTAGGTTTTGGGGTGACTTaagtgttttccttctcctttccacaCTCCCTGACaatgctcctgctgctcagccaaAGCCTCATGGATTATTCACTCCCTGTCAGTTATTTCTGTTCCTGGctctgaaaaaataatgagCCCGATCAGTAGGAAAAgccccagggatttggggagcagGATGAACAGGCTGCCTCTGCTCATCCCATGGCCACAACCCATTACAGGTCCGGCTCCTCACCTGCGGCTCTGGAGCATCCCGacctctcccagctccacagggaCCACCACGAAGACATCCTGCCTCCCATCCGAGCTCTGTGTTTTCCCAGTGTGGCAGTTTCCTGGGAGGGAggcttcctcctcttccactGGCACCAGGGTCTGTTTTCCTGGAGTTATCCCAGTGTTCAGATGTGGCTTtccctggaaatgctggaaTAAGTGTTTAAGGCTCTATGGGAATGTGGgggtttaaaatatatttttatttttaggtggGAAATTGCAGATCTAGGGGGAGTGGAGACTTCCAGGAGTTGGGAATACGAGGTGACAAGGACCACAGAGTTTTGTGTCCCTCCTGGTGATGATCCCTACGGAAAACCAAAACCCTAGGAGGAGCTGGAAAGGATGGAACTGTGGGATGAACTGGGGTGTCCCAATGTCTCTTCCCCATGGGAAGAGACTGACCCTGGGGACTCTTCCAGCACCTAAAGGTAccccaagagagctggagagggacttcaGAAAAgagcctggagtgccaggacaagggggaatggcttcccactgccagggggtgggtttagatgggatactgggaagacATTTTTCgttgtgagggtggtgaggtgctggaatggatttcccagggaagttgtggctgccccatccctggaagtgtttaaggtcCCATGCCAGGATTGCCAGTGGAAGTCAATGCCAGTGAAGCCTTGGAGAAGTTTTCTGGAAC
The window above is part of the Vidua macroura isolate BioBank_ID:100142 chromosome 6, ASM2450914v1, whole genome shotgun sequence genome. Proteins encoded here:
- the STX3 gene encoding syntaxin-3 isoform X1, with amino-acid sequence MKDRLEQLKAKQDADDEEELEIAVDNTAFMDEFFSEIEETRQNIDKISENVEEAKKLYSIILSAPIPEQKTKDDLEQLTAEIKKMANSVRNKLKSMERNIEQDEARSSADLRIRKSQHSVLSRKFVDVMTKYNEAQVDFRERSKGRIQRQLEITGKNTTDEELEEMLESGNPSIFTSGIMDSQISKQALSEIEGRHKDIVRLESSIKELHDMFVDIAMLVENQGAMIDRIENNMDQSVGFVERAVADTKKAVKYQSEARRALPTIPAMSPPGGILPSTDPGPLLSLLLPDLLLPALCVPVPTAGSSTTAFPARPAGPWDLPLLSPRKGTGFHPWGHGHWCLSASEDKDTNPRAGRSPARASWWNKGRNRDRTRGLVAPVWFVVTVL
- the STX3 gene encoding syntaxin-3 isoform X2, giving the protein MKDRLEQLKAKQDADDEEELEIAVDNTAFMDEFFSEIEETRQNIDKISENVEEAKKLYSIILSAPIPEQKTKDDLEQLTAEIKKMANSVRNKLKSMERNIEQDEARSSADLRIRKSQHSVLSRKFVDVMTKYNEAQVDFRERSKGRIQRQLEITGKNTTDEELEEMLESGNPSIFTSGIMDSQISKQALSEIEGRHKDIVRLESSIKELHDMFVDIAMLVENQALPTIPAMSPPGGILPSTDPGPLLSLLLPDLLLPALCVPVPTAGSSTTAFPARPAGPWDLPLLSPRKGTGFHPWGHGHWCLSASEDKDTNPRAGRSPARASWWNKGRNRDRTRGLVAPVWFVVTVL
- the MRPL16 gene encoding 39S ribosomal protein L16, mitochondrial, whose protein sequence is MAAPLRYFRRVPAMWRWRLPGPLRAGGGPGGVAVPRAGLKKWRLPPDYSGITIPEKPKLRFIDKVPAVPKVQREPRRLRDIRGPSQVATDFTQGQYGILALGGGYLHWGHFEMIRLTIGRSIDPKSMFAVWRVPAPYKSVTRKSLGHRMGGGKGPIDRYVTAVKSGRLVVEVGGHCEFGEVQPFLTRVAQKLPFPAVAVSRESLQEMRREEEQKRLDNQNPWTFERVVTSNMLGMRKYLSPYDLQLKGRYWGKFFLKHRV
- the LOC128809478 gene encoding uncharacterized protein LOC128809478, whose amino-acid sequence is MSFLLPTLVLLVASTAVLLATRIWKARKRLGSRARGSRCCRAAPGAPGSPPAEETPRHSPAAPESPLYIPCGCGPCCTPCVTAARELQDLVTPLWPEVSFPRDSEMWQLLWEDLEQLLEPGQLPCCASSSSPSSSGSLRPSRSLSESCRAPAGEGLVDRSRCSLAAAGVRRNCSSLRMHVARKSLEVKLRAPPAPVRRSQERLEQREASPPSLESLPRSGSPSGSCRTADGEDASDSAGSSCGSADISGARSALRMHVAKKSLEVKLGARPAPVRSSQQQVAQQEGSRSCRCSIRSSRSTAGWPNGNALRYKSEKILQRQRELEFPHLRGVSPSRMRPLLAAQTLLRMLCYK
- the LOC128808868 gene encoding LOW QUALITY PROTEIN: membrane-spanning 4-domains subfamily A member 12-like (The sequence of the model RefSeq protein was modified relative to this genomic sequence to represent the inferred CDS: inserted 2 bases in 1 codon) — encoded protein: MPQPLTSRRSANGRGPWRGGAGAAPVGTGAAPGGPGXPPALLMQGMGSLRLGSRAVMYTAETLPKGKNRVMGTIQIMTGFLHIGFGIVLTTLTNVYTSVFVIGEIPFLGGVSFIISGCLSIGAEKSPTECAVKGSQTMNVISAIFALLGIVAFIVDLNLNGLYRSSFNYYSYLVLLAGNGISIVLLIFTILEFCIAVATANFWCRATRLSSNEAMLIVPSATRVDLAVPPAELPQPPSYSELAAPEV